From a single Nitrospirae bacterium YQR-1 genomic region:
- a CDS encoding prepilin-type N-terminal cleavage/methylation domain-containing protein → MEKADNKPALKGNKGGFTLVELLITLLIMGILAGIAVPIYLGQREKSINVEAQENLLALRQLLEQYYNENGCYYKTGGACSDATLYFNQTSNTIQTSLPGFRPGNASALYFSYNITTNTTATRFVASAVRTSSNGGNIIFNINQDNNRSGF, encoded by the coding sequence ATGGAAAAAGCGGATAACAAACCGGCGCTAAAGGGGAATAAGGGTGGTTTTACACTGGTGGAGTTACTGATAACTTTGTTAATAATGGGAATACTTGCGGGGATTGCCGTACCCATATATTTAGGGCAGAGGGAAAAATCTATAAATGTGGAGGCTCAGGAAAATCTCCTTGCACTCAGACAGCTTCTGGAACAGTATTATAACGAAAACGGTTGTTACTACAAAACAGGCGGTGCCTGTAGTGATGCAACTTTGTACTTCAATCAGACTTCAAACACTATTCAGACCAGTTTGCCGGGATTTAGGCCTGGCAATGCCAGTGCGTTATATTTCAGCTATAATATTACCACCAACACCACGGCCACCAGGTTTGTGGCAAGTGCCGTCAGAACCAGCTCAAACGGTGGAAACATTATTTTTAATATTAACCAGGACAATAACAGGTCAGGGTTCTGA